Proteins found in one Miscanthus floridulus cultivar M001 chromosome 4, ASM1932011v1, whole genome shotgun sequence genomic segment:
- the LOC136552371 gene encoding GTPase activating protein 1-like, whose translation MATASKEEVIGKLNVRVVRGNNLAIADPLTHTSDPYVVLQYGAQKVKTSVQKKNPNPVWNEVLQLSVTNPTKPVHLEVFDEDKFTADDTMGVAEINITDIYDAAKLDLKHATDGTRIKTIYPVGVNYLGGESHVQWKDGKVVQDLILKLKKVESGLIVVQLEWVHVPGVKL comes from the exons ATGGCGACGGCGTCCAAGGAGGAGGTGATCGGGAAGCTCAACGTCCGCGTGGTGCGGGGCAACAACCTGGCCATCGCCGACCCGCTCACCCACACCAGCGACCCCTACGTCGTCCTCCAGTACGGCGCCCAG AAGGTGAAGACTAGTGTCCAGAAGAAGAATCCCAATCCAGTATGGAACGAAGTACTGCAGCTCTCAGTGACAAATCCTACAAAGCCAGTGCATCTT GAAGTTTTTGACGAAGACAAGTTCACGGCAGATGACACCATGGGTGTTGCTGAGATCAACATTACTGACATCTATGATGCTGCAAAGCTGGATCTGAAGCATGCCACTGATGGGACTAGGATCAAGACAATTTACCCAGTCGGTGTAAACTACCTTGGTGGCGAGAGCCATGTTCAGTGGAAGGATGGCAAGGTGGTCCAGGACTTGATTCTGAAGCTGAAGAAGGTCGAGAGTGGCCTGATTGTGGTGCAGCTGGAGTGGGTTCATGTTCCTGGTGTGAAGCTGTGA
- the LOC136550178 gene encoding uncharacterized protein, whose protein sequence is MSLLPQFRPNASSVVMMTPAPGIEYCAPWQEWPKWARTPPPLTRMRAIHHCACCRQTHDLIAIGLLRTKLRPITPLLATAARAKSQPWRGTPLCEALWEEALRWQRTQRPEEPGVRNVAVDPFSLRQFSHVDIDRPLPIPSVSVDDSRVSPARPFHGASVPAGSASSSPRASTAGGQKAPAAPTCWDGPGARPIAPSGALPRSKLSAGGDETELADAGFHVALSSTERNKASEPQRWGSDVPLIAAADAEEYSFGGYAAKDGRSKQAKHAGKAPFTCCMFVPGLTRRIKPPAPTSRALAAARSSSSGTFGKTTRVQLQPIDPGTCSARPSTVSLAVSFERFDCGGPSTSSSPRGLGLDDGEDPSVSSYFDLPLELILGCDAEDDADLPVCAAFLFDSDGIRKSVLKRRLEAGAGWEPRRPSLGKVSMDASGRISNAHVRVPLKSRSP, encoded by the coding sequence ATGTCCCTGCTTCCCCAATTCCGGCCCAATGCTTCCAGCGTGGTGATGATGACGCCAGCACCAGGAATTGAATACTGCGCGCCATGGCAGGAGTGGCCGAAGTGGGCACGAACGCCGCCACCACTAACGCGCATGCGTGCCATCCACCACTGCGCTTGTTGTCGTCAAACCCACGACCTGATCGCCATTGGCTTGCTTAGGACTAAGCTCCGTCCGATCACTCCTCTTCTCGCCACCGCAGCACGCGCGAAGTCTCAACCATGGCGAGGGACTCCACTTTGCGAAGCGCTCTGGGAAGAGGCCCTCCGGTGGCAACGGACACAGCGCCCGGAGGAACCGGGGGTGAGGAACGTGGCCGTCGACCCCTTCTCGCTCCGGCAGTTCTCCCACGTCGACATTGATCGGCCGCTGCCCATCCCCTCCGTCTCCGTGGACGACAGCCGCGTGTCGCCGGCCCGGCCGTTCCACGGCGCGAGCGTTCCGGCGGGCTCCGCGTCCTCGTCCCCGCGCGCGTCAACCGCCGGCGGTCAGAAGGCTCCCGCAGCGCCAACCTGTTGGGACGGCCCCGGCGCGCGCCCGATCGCGCCCTCCGGGGCGCTGCCAAGGAGCAAGCTGTCCGCCGGCGGGGATGAGACGGAGCTAGCGGACGCCGGGTTTCACGTTGCCCTGTCATCGACGGAGCGGAACAAGGCGAGCGAGCCGCAGCGCTGGGGCAGCGACGTCCCGCTCATAGCTGCTGCGGACGCCGAGGAGTACTCCTTCGGCGGCTACGCCGCCAAGGACGGCCGGAGCAAGCAGGCGAAGCACGCCGGCAAAGCGCCGTTCACGTGCTGTATGTTCGTCCCGGGGCTCACCAGGAGGATCAAGCCTCCGGCTCCGACGTCCAGGGCACTGGCGGCGGCGCGCTCTTCTTCATCGGGCACGTTCGGCAAAACCACCCGCGTGCAGCTGCAGCCCATCGACCCAGGCACGTGCTCGGCTCGACCAAGCACCGTGTCGCTGGCCGTGTCGTTCGAGCGCTTCGACTGTGGCGGCCCGTCGACGTCGTCGTCCCCGCGAGGCCTGGGCCTCGACGACGGCGAGGACCCCTCGGTGTCGTCTTACTTCGACCTGCCGCTGGAGCTGATCCTGGGCTGCGACGCAGAAGACGATGCCGACCTGCCGGTGTGCGCCGCGTTCTTGTTTGACAGCGACGGCATACGGAAGAGCGTGCTCAAGCGGAGGCTGGAAGCTGGCGCCGGCTGGGAGCCGCGGCGCCCGTCGTTGGGGAAGGTGTCCATGGACGCGTCCGGTAGGATATCGAATGCTCA
- the LOC136550176 gene encoding expansin-A26-like — protein MSGRRRSWTIWAPLLASLLLVGLASSSAAGAKVVEEEDDDGGASKKKLHVNHGKFKADPWTDGHATFYGGRDGSGTTDGGACGYKGELGKDYGALTAAVGPSLYSNGAGCGACYELKGTKGTVVVTATNQAPPPVSGQKGEHFDLTMPAFLKIAEEKAGIVPITYRKVACVRQGGIRYTITGNPHYNMVMVTNVGGAGDVVGLLVKGNKRVKWTPMKRSWGQLWTTEVDLTGESLTFRVMTGDHRKATSWHVAPRDWKFDKTYQATKNF, from the exons ATGTCTGGTCGTCGTCGTTCGTGGACAATATGGGCGCCTCTCCTGGCGTCGCTGCTGCTCGTCGGGCTCGCGTCGTCGTCGGCCGCGGGCGccaaggtggtggaggaggaggacgacgacggcggaGCCAGCAAGAAGAAGCTCCACGTTAACCACGGCAAGTTCAAGGCGGACCCGTGGACGGACGGGCACGCGACGTTCTACGGCGGGCGCGACGGGTCCGGCACCACGGACGGCGGCGCGTGCGGGTACAAGGGCGAGCTGGGAAAAGACTACGGCGCGCTGACGGCGGCCGTGGGCCCGTCACTGTACAGCAACGGGGCCGGGTGCGGCGCGTGCTACGAGCTCAAGGGCACCAAGGGCACCGTGGTGGTGACGGCCACCAACCAGGCCCCGCCGCCGGTGAGCGGGCAGAAGGGCGAGCACTTCGACCTCACCATGCCGGCGTTCCTCAAGATCGCCGAGGAGAAGGCCGGCATCGTGCCCATCACCTACCGCAA GGTGGCATGCGTGAGGCAAGGCGGCATCCGGTACACGATCACGGGGAACCCGCACTACAACATGGTGATGGTGACGAACGTCGGCGGCGCCGGGGACGTGGTGGGGCTGTTGGTGAAGGGCAACAAGCGCGTCAAGTGGACGCCGATGAAGCGCAGCTGGGGCCAGCTCTGGACGACGGAGGTCGACCTCACCGGCGAGTCGCTGACGTTCCGCGTCATGACCGGCGACCACCGCAAGGCCACCTCCTGGCACGTCGCGCCCCGCGACTGGAAGTTCGACAAGACGTACCAGGCCACCAAGAACTTCTAG
- the LOC136552370 gene encoding uncharacterized protein, giving the protein MDDSDLDSAALWAAVDSAAAKASSHVRCAASDDDHRGEVLQPARPFKSPRLTSVAASHVTPPPPAPLPPPPPPPRLHASPYATPDAASARNRLHGVESPPPPELWRLPMGSPIAAAYDGGLLPSLSVANFRKYQDVALSILEKSDYTSISGNPYIKKSGWRKISCFFNISFEIKDHSIEFDENRNVNRAEFLVRASMTGGRFSDGWGSCDRREKKFNKPNHDIPSTAETRAKNKACQDLLGIGRPG; this is encoded by the exons ATGGACGACAGCGACCTCGACTCCGCAGCGCTCTGGGCCGCCGTCGACTCCGCCGCCGCCAAGGCCTCCTCCCACGTCCGCTGCGCCGCCAGCGACGACGACCACCGCGGCGAGGTGCTGCAGCCGGCCCGCCCGTTCAAGTCCCCGCGGCTCACCTCCGTCGCCGCCTCCCACGTCACGCCGCCGCCCCCCGCGCCgttgcccccgcccccgcccccgccccggcTTCATGCGTCTCCCTACGCCACGCCCGACGCAGCGTCGGCCAGGAACCGGCTCCATGGCGTTGAGAGCCCCCCGCCCCCTGAGCTCTGGAGGCTTCCCATGGGGAGCCCCATCGCCGCCGCCTATGACGGGGGCTTGCTCCCCTCCCTCTCCGTGGCCAACTTCAGAAAGTACCAGGACGTAGCCCTCTCG ATTCTGGAGAAAAGTGACTACACCTCTATCAGTGGGAACCCATACATAAAGAAGTCAG GGTGGAGAAAAATATCTTGCTTCTTCAATATCTCGTTCGAAATCAAGGATCACTCCATTGAGTTTGATGAAAACCGCAATGTCAACCGTGCTGAATTTCTTGTTCGAGCATCAATGAC AGGTGGCAGATTCTCAGATGGTTGGGGCTCCTGTGATCGACGAGAGAAAAAATTCAACAAACCTAACCATGACATTCCCAGCACAGCTGAAACTAGAGCTAAGAACAAGGCTTGCCAG GATCTTCTTGGAATTGGGCGTCCAGGATGA